From Calothrix sp. PCC 6303, a single genomic window includes:
- a CDS encoding response regulator has translation MNTSGTFTKLSPLSLLRHLANCHDSTCVRVISNSVSWLIYLEQGKIIYGTHSIEPFDRLERHLRRLSQQIPDLSSETRVQLRLMFETEAASLPNWHHQNDENEALVPEQPPEYQAICWLVSQKHINPTQAALLIQELVKEVLEELLLITTGNYTLIDISNKIPVICRIDTEIIIGGCQERLKVWQSLAPYISSPYQRPYVRVKSTKNQDSFPNLQQDLTTWMKGFSLRHLAVITNQDELQMSRNLHSHIVKGEIVLHEPDPPFDKLPKVFEGVGDNQYYMAEYANTQLSDSKLLSQLKVPQGVAETVTQPLSIVQRLSQTTAEPQSEQQQVQREIPVPTPTTTATSRKAYKIVSVDDSPTVLREISRFLEQENCSVLAINDPVKAVMSIIRNKPDLILLDLNMDGIDGYELCRIIRNNSMFKKTPIIMVTGNKGLVDKVKARLVGASGYLTKPFSQADLLKIVFMHLT, from the coding sequence ATGAATACTTCTGGCACATTTACAAAGTTATCTCCACTGAGCTTACTACGACATCTAGCCAACTGCCATGACAGTACATGTGTACGTGTCATATCTAACTCAGTATCTTGGTTAATCTACCTCGAACAGGGCAAAATTATCTATGGAACTCATTCAATTGAACCCTTTGATCGACTTGAGCGTCACTTACGTCGTTTAAGTCAACAAATTCCTGATCTCAGTAGTGAAACCAGGGTTCAATTGAGATTAATGTTTGAAACGGAGGCAGCAAGTTTACCTAATTGGCATCATCAAAATGATGAAAATGAAGCCCTTGTTCCTGAACAACCTCCTGAGTATCAGGCAATCTGCTGGTTAGTGAGTCAAAAGCACATTAACCCCACACAAGCAGCGCTTCTAATTCAAGAACTAGTTAAAGAAGTATTAGAAGAACTATTACTAATAACAACTGGAAACTATACATTAATTGATATTAGCAATAAAATCCCGGTTATTTGCCGGATTGACACAGAAATAATAATTGGAGGCTGTCAGGAAAGATTAAAAGTTTGGCAATCTTTAGCTCCTTATATTTCATCCCCTTACCAACGCCCTTATGTACGTGTCAAATCTACTAAAAATCAAGATAGCTTTCCCAATCTCCAGCAAGATTTAACAACCTGGATGAAAGGATTTAGCCTACGTCATTTGGCGGTGATCACAAATCAAGATGAGTTACAAATGTCTCGTAATTTGCATTCTCACATCGTTAAAGGTGAGATTGTTTTACATGAACCTGACCCACCATTTGATAAATTGCCAAAGGTATTTGAAGGGGTAGGAGATAATCAGTATTACATGGCTGAGTATGCAAATACACAGCTATCAGATAGCAAGCTTTTATCACAACTAAAAGTACCTCAAGGTGTTGCAGAAACGGTGACTCAGCCTTTGAGCATAGTTCAGCGACTATCCCAAACCACTGCTGAACCACAATCCGAGCAACAACAAGTACAGCGGGAAATACCAGTCCCAACCCCAACTACGACTGCAACCAGCCGAAAAGCTTATAAAATCGTTTCAGTAGATGATAGTCCTACAGTTCTTCGGGAAATTAGCCGCTTTTTAGAACAGGAAAATTGCTCAGTGCTGGCAATTAATGATCCCGTTAAAGCCGTGATGTCAATTATTCGGAATAAGCCGGATTTGATTTTGTTGGATTTAAATATGGATGGGATTGATGGTTATGAATTATGTCGAATTATTCGTAATAATTCGATGTTCAAAAAAACACCAATCATCATGGTGACGGGAAATAAAGGACTAGTAGATAAGGTGAAAGCTAGACTTGTTGGTGCATCAGGTTATCTAACTAAGCCATTTTCCCAAGCAGATTTACTGAAAATAGTATTTATGCATCTGACTTAA
- a CDS encoding ABC transporter ATP-binding protein: MITDFKLLEINRLDVNYGGIKALKDINLYINKGEVVTLLGANGAGKTTTLRAISKVINPKLGQIIFNGHNITHRQVHEVVKLGIAHSPEGRRVLAKQSVYDNLLLGAFVRSDKAGIQSDIKQQFELFPRLAERRHQLAGTLSGGEQQMLAIARALMSRPKLLLLDEPSLGLAPAIVKEIFNIIRDLRVTGMTILLVEQNANLALKIADRAYVLEAGVMTLTGISSELITDERVKKAYLG; encoded by the coding sequence ATGATTACCGACTTTAAACTATTAGAAATAAATCGTCTTGATGTTAATTATGGCGGAATCAAAGCCCTGAAAGATATAAACTTATATATTAATAAGGGTGAAGTTGTAACTTTGTTAGGTGCGAATGGTGCAGGTAAAACTACTACCCTCCGTGCTATTTCTAAGGTTATAAATCCGAAGTTAGGGCAAATTATTTTCAACGGACATAATATTACCCATCGTCAAGTACATGAAGTTGTGAAATTAGGAATTGCCCATTCACCCGAAGGTAGAAGAGTTTTAGCAAAGCAAAGCGTTTATGATAACTTGCTACTTGGTGCTTTTGTCCGCTCAGATAAAGCGGGAATTCAAAGTGATATTAAACAGCAGTTTGAATTATTTCCTCGATTAGCTGAACGTCGTCATCAACTAGCAGGAACATTAAGCGGTGGTGAACAACAAATGTTGGCAATTGCTCGTGCTTTGATGAGCCGACCCAAACTGTTACTATTAGATGAGCCAAGTTTGGGTTTAGCACCTGCAATCGTTAAGGAAATATTCAATATTATTCGAGATTTGCGGGTTACAGGGATGACTATTTTATTAGTAGAACAAAATGCAAATTTGGCATTAAAAATTGCTGATAGAGCTTATGTATTAGAAGCGGGTGTGATGACATTAACAGGTATTTCTTCAGAGTTAATTACTGATGAGCGGGTGAAGAAAGCTTATTTAGGGTGA
- a CDS encoding vWA domain-containing protein encodes MNSNITQKVIPDTLTLDEVVEFAENPEPRCPCVLLLDTSGSMQGTAISALNEGLISFRDELSQNSLAARRVEVAIITFDSKVDVVQDFVTVDQFTPPQLTAQGLTTMGSGINKALDLIADRKNQYRSNGIAYYRPWIFMITDGEPQGEFEDVVEKAAQRLQLDEANKRVAFFTVAVENANMSRLGQITVRAPLKLKGLNFVEMFVWLSASMSAVSHSKVDDQVALPPIGWGTV; translated from the coding sequence TTGAACTCGAATATAACACAAAAAGTTATACCTGATACATTGACACTAGATGAAGTTGTGGAGTTTGCGGAAAACCCAGAACCGCGTTGTCCATGTGTATTGCTACTTGATACTTCCGGCTCAATGCAAGGAACAGCAATAAGTGCGTTGAATGAAGGTTTGATTAGTTTTCGGGATGAACTATCACAAAATTCGTTGGCAGCGAGAAGAGTGGAGGTTGCAATTATTACTTTTGATAGTAAAGTTGATGTAGTGCAAGATTTTGTCACAGTCGATCAGTTTACTCCTCCACAATTAACAGCTCAGGGTTTGACCACGATGGGGTCGGGAATCAATAAAGCTTTGGATTTAATTGCTGATCGCAAAAATCAATATCGAAGTAATGGCATAGCTTACTATCGTCCTTGGATATTTATGATCACCGATGGTGAGCCACAGGGTGAATTTGAAGACGTTGTGGAGAAGGCAGCACAGCGTTTACAACTAGATGAAGCAAATAAACGTGTTGCTTTTTTTACAGTTGCCGTGGAAAATGCTAATATGAGCCGCCTGGGTCAGATCACAGTGCGGGCACCATTAAAGTTAAAAGGGTTGAATTTTGTGGAGATGTTTGTGTGGTTGTCGGCTAGTATGTCGGCAGTATCCCACTCAAAAGTAGATGATCAAGTAGCGCTACCACCCATTGGTTGGGGTACAGTTTAA
- a CDS encoding response regulator transcription factor: MTTVLVVDDTPSQLELINSYLEDSGYKVIKADNAKDGFDIAMTNLPDAVITDVVMPGMSGFELCRQLKRNPVTQKIRIIICSSKDGNIDKVWGMRQGADVYLTKPFGKQELLTVVQSLGL, translated from the coding sequence ATGACAACGGTCTTGGTTGTTGACGATACACCCTCTCAGCTAGAGCTAATTAACTCCTATCTTGAAGATAGTGGCTATAAAGTGATCAAAGCTGATAATGCTAAAGACGGCTTTGATATAGCTATGACTAATTTGCCCGATGCAGTGATTACTGATGTTGTCATGCCGGGAATGAGTGGATTTGAACTGTGTCGTCAACTAAAACGTAACCCTGTAACTCAAAAAATTCGGATCATTATTTGTAGCTCTAAGGATGGCAATATTGATAAAGTTTGGGGTATGCGTCAGGGTGCAGATGTCTATTTGACGAAACCTTTTGGGAAACAAGAATTATTAACTGTAGTTCAATCACTGGGATTATAA
- a CDS encoding PEP-CTERM sorting domain-containing protein (PEP-CTERM proteins occur, often in large numbers, in the proteomes of bacteria that also encode an exosortase, a predicted intramembrane cysteine proteinase. The presence of a PEP-CTERM domain at a protein's C-terminus predicts cleavage within the sorting domain, followed by covalent anchoring to some some component of the (usually Gram-negative) cell surface. Many PEP-CTERM proteins exhibit an unusual sequence composition that includes large numbers of potential glycosylation sites. Expression of one such protein has been shown restore the ability of a bacterium to form floc, a type of biofilm.), producing MVSNSPKPKGKVPESNTLAAIFIAGAIGAGLKKKQQQTTQNL from the coding sequence ATGGTTAGTAATTCACCAAAACCAAAGGGCAAAGTTCCTGAATCCAATACTTTAGCTGCTATTTTCATTGCTGGAGCTATTGGTGCAGGATTGAAAAAGAAACAACAACAAACAACTCAAAATCTGTGA
- a CDS encoding phosphoadenylyl-sulfate reductase: MVATHTDLNIAGLEAEYSQKTPKEILKLALETFDNISISFSGAEDVVLVDIASKITKNFRVFTLDTGRLHPETYQFLDRVREHYGIKLEVMFPDAAEVQALVEEKGMFSFYQDGHKECCGVRKVRPLRRKLNTLDAWITGQRKDQSPGTRNSIPVIEVDTAFSTPEHQLIKFNPLANWSSSEVWEYIRALGVPYNPLHERGFVSIGCEPCTKATLPNQHEREGRWWWEEATQKECGLHAGNLQK, encoded by the coding sequence ATGGTTGCTACCCACACAGATTTAAATATTGCTGGTTTAGAAGCTGAATATAGTCAGAAAACACCAAAGGAAATTCTGAAACTTGCTTTAGAAACATTTGATAATATTTCGATTTCCTTTAGCGGTGCTGAGGATGTAGTTTTAGTTGATATTGCTTCAAAAATTACTAAGAACTTCCGTGTTTTTACACTCGATACTGGAAGGTTGCATCCTGAAACCTATCAATTTTTGGATCGAGTAAGAGAGCATTATGGGATTAAATTAGAGGTGATGTTTCCTGATGCTGCTGAAGTTCAGGCTTTGGTGGAAGAAAAAGGAATGTTTAGCTTTTATCAAGATGGTCACAAAGAATGCTGTGGTGTACGGAAAGTTAGACCATTACGTCGTAAATTAAATACCCTTGACGCATGGATTACTGGACAACGCAAAGATCAAAGTCCGGGAACTAGAAATAGTATTCCTGTCATTGAGGTGGATACAGCTTTTTCGACACCAGAACATCAATTGATTAAGTTTAATCCTTTGGCAAATTGGTCTTCATCTGAGGTTTGGGAATATATTCGCGCTTTGGGTGTACCTTATAATCCTTTGCATGAAAGGGGTTTTGTGAGTATTGGTTGTGAACCTTGCACTAAAGCTACATTGCCCAATCAACATGAACGGGAAGGACGTTGGTGGTGGGAGGAAGCGACTCAGAAAGAGTGTGGATTACATGCAGGTAACTTGCAGAAGTAA
- a CDS encoding ABC transporter ATP-binding protein — MEDQDTIKHSKTILEAKKISRNFGGLIAVNSVSFDVRKDEIFGLIGPNGAGKTTLFNLITGFISPSAGNLIYHNQDISRLQSHEIASLGIARTFQNIRLFGELSAVENVIIGRYLHTKSNLLNGIFGIHPAPSEERKSRQKALELLELVGLSERINEQAKNFSYGNQRRLEIARALALEPQILLLDEPAAGMNPSEKKELSDFLREIRALFNLTMILIEHHVPLVMGLCDRIAVLDFGQLIALGEPAVVKNDPAVIEAYLGNE; from the coding sequence ATGGAAGATCAAGATACCATCAAACATAGTAAAACTATTTTAGAAGCAAAAAAAATTAGTAGAAATTTCGGTGGATTGATTGCAGTTAATAGTGTTTCTTTTGACGTAAGAAAAGATGAAATATTTGGTTTGATTGGTCCAAATGGTGCTGGTAAGACTACTTTGTTTAATTTGATTACAGGCTTTATCTCTCCATCTGCCGGAAATTTGATTTACCACAATCAAGATATTTCTCGTCTCCAATCACATGAAATTGCCAGTTTAGGTATTGCTCGAACTTTTCAAAATATTCGTTTATTTGGTGAACTTTCGGCAGTAGAGAATGTAATTATCGGTAGATATTTACATACTAAAAGTAATCTACTGAATGGAATTTTTGGGATTCATCCTGCACCCAGTGAGGAAAGAAAAAGCCGACAAAAAGCTTTAGAATTGTTAGAATTGGTAGGTTTATCAGAACGGATTAATGAACAGGCTAAGAATTTTTCCTATGGGAATCAAAGACGCTTAGAGATAGCGCGTGCTTTAGCATTGGAACCGCAAATATTATTATTGGATGAACCAGCAGCAGGGATGAACCCCAGTGAAAAGAAGGAATTGAGTGATTTTCTTCGGGAAATTCGCGCTTTATTTAACCTGACGATGATTCTAATTGAACACCATGTACCCTTAGTTATGGGATTATGCGATCGCATAGCTGTTTTAGACTTTGGACAACTCATCGCTTTGGGGGAACCCGCAGTGGTGAAAAACGATCCCGCTGTCATTGAAGCATATTTGGGAAATGAGTAA
- a CDS encoding branched-chain amino acid ABC transporter permease produces MDTFFAAYGSLIVSMVLGSLLGLSLYLPIMAGQLSLASPGFYALGGYVAAILSTKVFVSEGLFPIPLLLLEMLIAGVLSGLLGIAVGIPVLRLRGIYLAIATIAFVEVLRVIALNISITGGATGIPTIPQPFSSPIEYLWITLPLLVIATILIYRLERVRVGKAFVAIREDELAAGAMGINPTYYKVLAFVLGAILAGVVGAVSAHFTNTWNSRQGTFDSSITYLTFVLIGGSRTVWGSVVGGIVFTYLPELLRDLANIDGLPTWLSQFFRDGRFIVFGFLIVIGTIFFPQGLITPKLLQKIKLLRKRDKYKSHS; encoded by the coding sequence ATGGATACTTTTTTTGCGGCATACGGTTCGTTAATTGTGTCGATGGTACTGGGGTCGCTTTTGGGACTATCGCTATATTTACCAATAATGGCTGGACAATTGTCTTTGGCAAGTCCAGGTTTTTATGCTTTGGGTGGTTATGTTGCGGCAATTTTATCGACAAAGGTTTTTGTGAGTGAGGGGTTGTTTCCAATTCCGCTGCTACTACTAGAAATGTTGATTGCGGGAGTTTTATCGGGTTTGCTGGGGATTGCGGTGGGGATTCCTGTTCTGCGACTGCGTGGGATCTATTTAGCGATCGCTACTATTGCTTTTGTGGAGGTTTTGCGTGTAATAGCTCTAAATATCAGTATAACTGGTGGTGCTACCGGAATTCCCACAATTCCTCAACCTTTTTCTAGTCCCATCGAATATCTTTGGATTACTTTGCCATTATTAGTGATCGCTACCATCTTAATTTATCGTCTAGAACGGGTGCGAGTTGGTAAAGCTTTTGTTGCTATTCGTGAAGATGAATTAGCAGCAGGAGCAATGGGAATTAATCCTACATATTATAAAGTTTTGGCTTTTGTTTTAGGTGCTATTTTGGCTGGTGTTGTTGGTGCAGTTAGCGCCCACTTTACTAATACTTGGAACTCTCGTCAAGGTACTTTTGATAGTAGCATTACTTACTTAACTTTTGTGTTAATTGGTGGTTCGAGAACTGTTTGGGGTTCGGTAGTTGGAGGAATAGTTTTTACCTATTTGCCGGAATTGTTAAGAGATTTAGCCAATATAGATGGTTTACCTACTTGGTTATCTCAATTTTTCCGAGATGGTAGATTTATTGTTTTTGGTTTCCTAATTGTGATCGGCACGATATTTTTCCCACAAGGATTAATTACACCTAAACTTTTACAGAAAATTAAGTTATTACGAAAACGGGACAAGTATAAATCACATTCTTGA